From the genome of Streptomyces xanthophaeus:
GACGTACTGCGGGAGGTGGATGTCGGTGTAGCCGCGGGCCTCGAACCAGGCCCGGTGGGCGTCGGCCTCGGCCGCCCGCTCCTGGTGGCGGAACTTCGCGATCAGCACCTTGCCGTCGACCACGGTGGCGCCGTTGGCGGAGAACACCATGTCCGGCAGGCCCGGGACCGGGTCGATGTAGGAGACCTCGTGTCCGAACCCGAGGTAGAGGTCCCGGATCCGCTCCCACTGGGCCAGCGCCAGGTCGGCGTCCATGGGCTTCTCGGGGTTCATCCACGGGTTGATCGCGTAGGTCACCTCGAAGTGGGTCGGCCGGCACATCAGGTAGTGCCGCCTGGTGGCCGTGCGCCGCGGGGTCTCAGCCATGCTCCGGCCTCATCTCGGTGCGGATCCGGCCGGCCGCGACGTGCGCGGTGGTCAGCGCCTCCGTCAGGGAGGTGCCGGTGGCGCCGATGAAACCGAGGATGTTGTTGCCCGCCGGCGGGCGCTTGATGACGGTCCCCGGCGTGGCCGTGATCTTGAGGAAGAACAGCGCGGGGTCCTCGGCGACCTCGGTCGGCACCTCGATGGACTCGACCGTTCCCGCCCCGCTGATCAGGCACATCGCGGCGGTGTGCACACCGGTCGGCGCGTAGTGGGAGACGTCGGGCCGGATGCCGCGCGCCACGTCCGCCACGCACCGGATGGGGTCGTGGCCGGCGCTGATGCGCGCCATGTGGTCGAGACCGCCGCCGCCGGGACGGATCGCTATCTCCAGGATGAAGGGCTTGCCCTGGTGGAACCTCACCTCGGCGTGCAGCACCGACCGGCGCAGACCCTGGGCGTGCGCCGCGTCCCGGACCACCTCGTGAACCGCTGCGATCTGCTCGGGGGTCAGGGAGCTCGGCGCGTGGTGGACGTCGTCGTCGAAGGTCCCGCTCTCGACGGTGATCCGGTCCACGATGGAGCCGAGGTACACCTCTTCGTCCCAGGCCAGCGCCTCGATGAGGTGCTCGTGGCCGTCGAGGTAGCCCTCGACGATGATCCCGTTCGGGCCGAGGTCCAGTCCGTCGGCCTCCATCAGGGCCCAGGTCATGGTCTCGATGCCCGAGGTGGCGTCGGCGAAGCGGGCCCGCATCTCCTCGGGGTCGTCGACCTTGAACACGAAGTTGCTGGCGGCGCCCAGGGTGGGCTTGAGGATCAGCGGGTAGCCGAGCTCCTCACCGGCCGTCAGGGCGGCCTCGACGTCGGGGGCGTACCGGAATCCGGGGTGCGCCGCGCTGCCCCGCTCGTGGGCCTGGCGCATCAGCAGCTTGTTGCGGCTGGTCCGGGCGGCCTCGAAGCCGATGCTCGGCAGGCCGAGCGCCTCGGCGACGACCGCCACCGTGACGACCCCGGACTCCGAGAAGGTCAGGACCCCCTCGAACTCCTCCTCCGCGTGCCAGATCTTGGCGGCGGTGACGATGTCCTCGATCTGCTTGGAGCCGGCGATCCGGTAGCGCTCCGCGTCCCAGAAGTCCTCGGTGCCTATGCCGTTGAGTACGTGGACCTCGGCCCCGAGGGCTTCGATCTGCTGGTAGCGCGAGATGTAGTAAGTGGCGTTCTGGCTGGCCTCGATGGCGAGCAGCTTCATCTGTGCTTCTCCCCTCAGACCTTGGCCGGGACGGGCTCGGCGGCTTCGGTGACCTCGGCGGCCGGCTCGGACACGGTCTCGGCGGCGGCAGCGGCCTCGGCGGCGGCGACCTCACGGTCGTGCTTGCGGAGCGAGACGACGGTCAGGGTGGCGATGACCACGACCAGGGCGGAGAGGGCGTAGAAGCCGTTCTTCACGTTGGTGGAGTCGACCAGGAGCGAGATCAGGACGACGGCGGTGGTGCCGGCCGCGAGGCCGAAGGCGTTGGTGGCGCCGAAGACGAAGCCCGTCTTCTCCTCGGGCGCCGCGCTCATCAGGGCGGTACGGGCCGAGATGCGGGCCACGCAGAAGGCGATGGCGGCGAAGGGGATGACGGCCATCATGGCGTAGAGGTGGACGGACTCCAGGGACAGCAGCACCGCGAAGGCGAGGTAGCCGATCAGGGCCGTCTTCAGCACGGTGGCCTTGGAGCTGATCTTCTTGAAGGCCCAGGCCGCGAACAGCGCACCGATGCCGAACAGGGCGTCGACGATGCCGAGGTAGCCGGCGTTGGACTTGAAGCCCTCGATCACCAGGACCAGCATGATGCTGTTGCCGACGATGATGACGATGTTGCCGATGATGTAGAGCAGCGCGAGACGGGCCAGCGGTGCGCGGGATCCGGCCGCGGCGGCCTTGGCAGCGGCGGCGGCCTTGGCAGCGGCCTCCGGGGCGCTGGTGCCCTGGCCGGCCGGGCGGCGGCCGATGAAGAACAGCAGGGCGGCGGAGAGCAGGAACGTGATCGCGTTGAAGTAGAAGAGCGACGTGGTGCCGACCCAGACGATCACCCAGCCGCCGAGGGCCGCCGAGGCGAGCGTGCCGGCCTGGATGGCGATCTCGGCGTTGCCGTTGAACTGGGCGAGCCGGGACTCCGGGATGCGCTCCTTGATCAGGGCGTTGCTGGCCGGGAAGAAGAGGGCCGCGGAGATCGACAGGATGAAGCTGGCGACGTAGCTGACGGTCGAGGGGTTACCGCCGAGGGCCAGCCAGACCGGCAGGCCGATCGCGGCGGCCGCGCTGGCCAGGTCGGAGATCATCGCCAGGGTGCGGCGGTCGAAGCGGTCGGCGAGCTTGCCGAAGAAGAGGGACAGCGCCACCTGCGGGATGGTGACGGCGATCATCAGCCAGCTGACCGCGAGCATGGTGTTGGCCTCGGTGAAGACCAGGTAGGAGGCGGCGGTGAGCTGGATGCCGTTGCCGAGGTTGGTGATGAAGGTGGCGGGGATGAGCAGTCGTTCTGCCCGATTGGGACGGGGCGGGGCGATCGTGGACACAGTGCTCCTCGGAGGTCAGGCTCGGATGTCGGCCGGCTCGGCCACGGGCGCGAAGGCCCCGACCGCGGTCGACAGGAGGGGGAGTCGCAGCGGAGCGACGGGGTCGGCCGGGAAGGCGCCGGCCGGCAGGCTCAGGTCGGCGCCGGCCGCCTCGGCACGGGCCGCGAGGTCGACGAGCAGCGGAGCGGCGCACGCGGTCAGCGTCCGGACGGCGAGGACCAGGTCGCCGAGGTCGCTCGGGACGTCCGCCGCCACGCGGTCCGCCTGCTTCAGCAGCCGGTCGAGGTGGACGACGATCAGGTCCGCGGCCCGGTGGAGGCTGAAGCTCTCCAGCTCGTAGTGGGAGCGGAACCGCTCGACGACGATCCCCGCCTCCTGGGCACCGGTCCCGGAGACCGGCAGCAGCGCGTCCGCCGGAACGCCGGTGAGCAGCGCGTCCAGCCGGCCCGCGAGGTGGTTCCACGGATCGACCAGCCGGGAGCTCGACAGGCTGTCGAGCGCCTCACGGCTGAAGTTCGTCCGGGAGTGCTCCGGCGCGGTGAGCGCCAGGTAGAAGCGCACCAGGTCACGCGGTACCTCGGCCACCAGATCGGCGGCCCACACCACGTGGCCTTTGCTTGTGGAGAACTTCTGGTTCTCCAGTTCGTAGAACTCGTTCGACACGATGGCGTGCGGCTCGACGTACCGGTCGCCGTGCGCCATCAGCAGGGCCAGGTGCGTCATTCCCCAGAAGTAGACGTTGTCGAATCCGAGGAAGTACACGAGGTCGATGCCGTGCTCGGACAGCCAGTGCTCGTCGAAGCGGTCGGTGTGCTCACCGAGCTGCTCGGCCGCGTACCAGGTGCAGTACATCGAGGCGGCCATGCCCTCGGCCCAGGCGTTGAGGACCTGGCCCGGCGTCTCGGTGAACGGCGCCGGGATGCCCCACGCGGTCGGGTAGGTGATCGGGAAGTCCGGCAGCGGGCGGTCCAGCGCCTCCCGGACGAGCTGCGCGGTGTGCGGGCGCAGCACGTCCCGGTGGCGGACGTAGTAGTCGGCGAGCCGGTCGCGGTACTCCTCCATCGGCAGCACGAGGATCTGCGCCTCGCGGTGCGTGACCACGGCGTCCGGGTCGACGGTGGAGCGCGGACGCAGCAGTTCGTCGAAGTTGTTGGGGTGGCCGCAGGACTCGCAGAGTCCGCCGCGGCTCTCGACGAGGCACACCGGGCAGTCGCCGGCGACCAGGCCCTCCATCAGGTACTCGCCGGTGGCCTCG
Proteins encoded in this window:
- a CDS encoding ATP-grasp domain-containing protein, producing the protein MKLLAIEASQNATYYISRYQQIEALGAEVHVLNGIGTEDFWDAERYRIAGSKQIEDIVTAAKIWHAEEEFEGVLTFSESGVVTVAVVAEALGLPSIGFEAARTSRNKLLMRQAHERGSAAHPGFRYAPDVEAALTAGEELGYPLILKPTLGAASNFVFKVDDPEEMRARFADATSGIETMTWALMEADGLDLGPNGIIVEGYLDGHEHLIEALAWDEEVYLGSIVDRITVESGTFDDDVHHAPSSLTPEQIAAVHEVVRDAAHAQGLRRSVLHAEVRFHQGKPFILEIAIRPGGGGLDHMARISAGHDPIRCVADVARGIRPDVSHYAPTGVHTAAMCLISGAGTVESIEVPTEVAEDPALFFLKITATPGTVIKRPPAGNNILGFIGATGTSLTEALTTAHVAAGRIRTEMRPEHG
- a CDS encoding MFS transporter, with amino-acid sequence MSTIAPPRPNRAERLLIPATFITNLGNGIQLTAASYLVFTEANTMLAVSWLMIAVTIPQVALSLFFGKLADRFDRRTLAMISDLASAAAAIGLPVWLALGGNPSTVSYVASFILSISAALFFPASNALIKERIPESRLAQFNGNAEIAIQAGTLASAALGGWVIVWVGTTSLFYFNAITFLLSAALLFFIGRRPAGQGTSAPEAAAKAAAAAKAAAAGSRAPLARLALLYIIGNIVIIVGNSIMLVLVIEGFKSNAGYLGIVDALFGIGALFAAWAFKKISSKATVLKTALIGYLAFAVLLSLESVHLYAMMAVIPFAAIAFCVARISARTALMSAAPEEKTGFVFGATNAFGLAAGTTAVVLISLLVDSTNVKNGFYALSALVVVIATLTVVSLRKHDREVAAAEAAAAAETVSEPAAEVTEAAEPVPAKV
- a CDS encoding class I tRNA ligase family protein, with translation MTRRTVIIAPPPTPNGDLHTGHLAGPYLAGDVYARYLRASDRPVIFTSGTDDSQTYVVASAARAGLTPEELALRSATQIRATLEAAGVSVDGFAPFDKGYRQTVVDFVTDLHSEGAFRLKTVLLPYVEATGEYLMEGLVAGDCPVCLVESRGGLCESCGHPNNFDELLRPRSTVDPDAVVTHREAQILVLPMEEYRDRLADYYVRHRDVLRPHTAQLVREALDRPLPDFPITYPTAWGIPAPFTETPGQVLNAWAEGMAASMYCTWYAAEQLGEHTDRFDEHWLSEHGIDLVYFLGFDNVYFWGMTHLALLMAHGDRYVEPHAIVSNEFYELENQKFSTSKGHVVWAADLVAEVPRDLVRFYLALTAPEHSRTNFSREALDSLSSSRLVDPWNHLAGRLDALLTGVPADALLPVSGTGAQEAGIVVERFRSHYELESFSLHRAADLIVVHLDRLLKQADRVAADVPSDLGDLVLAVRTLTACAAPLLVDLAARAEAAGADLSLPAGAFPADPVAPLRLPLLSTAVGAFAPVAEPADIRA